Part of the Vigna unguiculata cultivar IT97K-499-35 chromosome 3, ASM411807v1, whole genome shotgun sequence genome, AGGCGCTATATTATTTTGGTCATCAAATACAAGATATGTAAGATAATATAAGATATtcatatgataaattatttccAAGCATGTGGTCTATTTGTCaatcaatttataattgttGAATAATTTTTGATACTATAATCCAATTTAATTGACAACAATTTATTATGCAACTATTATGTGATGGATAGAGAACTCTATATATGTTTTACAAGCAAGTGCTATGTGTTTTGGGTCATCAAATATGTGATATGTGAGATAATATGAGATATTCACATGGTCAATTATTTCATAGATGTGGTacatttgtaaataaaaattttaattgttgtataattgtttataatCTAATcctatataattgaaaataatttattgtggCAAGTACTATGTGATGGACATAGAactttaaaagtattataaatgCTCTGTGTTTTTGGTCATCAAATTTGTGTTTTGTTAGATAATATCAGATATTCACATGGTCAATTATTAAGAATAGTTGTGGTCCATATgttaatcaatttataattgttGCATAATTTTGTATACTGTAAACCCAACAAATTGGCAACAAGACAACAATTCATTATGACAACTACTTTTTGTGATGGACAAAGGACTTTATAAGTTTCACATGTGCTCTATGCTTTGGAGTCATCAAATATGTGATATGTGAGATAATATGAGATATTCATATGGtaaattattttcatagatGTGGTTCATTTGTCAATCAAATTCTAATTGTTGCATAATTCTTGATATTGTAATATCATATAACTGACAACTGACAACTACTCTATGATGGATGAAAAACTCTATATAAGTTTCACAGCTGCTCTATGCTTTGAGTTATTAAAAATGTGATATGTGAGATAATATGAGATATTCACACGGTTAATAATTTCCATATACATGGTCCATTTGTTAGtcaatttataattgtttaatattttttggttaaaatacctttttgatcttgattttcgtcaagttttgtcaaattagtcctaattttgtttttgtgctcaaataggtcctaattttcgtcaattttgttcaattagatccttttttgttaacaccgtttaaatcattaatagtCATGAACAATGACTGCCACGTGCCATttcatggtttttttaattttttaattttttttaatttttaattttttttaaatgtccacgtgtcaatccaacaacatgtcacgtgtcaaagacaatgttttatattcaatttggtccctatatttgtgatttttgttcaatttagtccaaatttttgttaacatgaaccaattttatccctctccaaattgaaaccaaatttaatttttatattaaaattcacatttttatataatatattaaaattcacatcattataaattttatataaaaaataaatttggtctcatcTTCGACAAagacaaaattggtcaattttaaccaaaattaggactaaattgaacaaaattaacaaatataaggaccaaattgaacataaaacattgactctgacatgtggcacgctattgaattgacacgtggacatttaaaaaaatttaaaaattaaaagaaaaatataaaaaaaaccacgaagtgacacgtggcagtcacagTTCATGAcctttaatgatttaaacgatgttagcaaaaaaatatctaattgaacaaaattgatgaaattaggacctatttgaacacaaaaataaaattaggactaatttgataaaacttgacgaaaattgggacccaaaaagtattttaaccataattttttatactgtAATCCCATATAATTAACAACAATGTATTATGACAACTACTTTGTGATGGATAGAGAACTCTATATAAGGTGCTCTGTGTTTTGGGTCATAAAATCTGTGATATGTGAGATAATATGAGATATTCacatagtaatttttttttcatagatgTAACTCATTTGtcaatcaatttataatttttgcatAAATTTTGATACTGTAATCCCATATAATGggcaataatttattatgacaaCTAACCTGTGATGGATAAAGAACTCTATAAGTACCACAAGTGATGGATATGTGAGATAATATGAGATATTCACATGGTCAATTATTTCCATAAAGGTGGTCCATTTTGAGATCAATTGATAATTgttgcataattttttatactgtAATTTCAACAAATTGGCAACAATTTATTATGGCAACTACTCTGTTATGGAACAAGGAGAATATAAGTTTCATAGGTGCTATGTGCTTCGAGTCATCAAATTTGCGATATGTGAGATAATTTGAGATATTCACATAGTCAATTATTTTCATAGATGTGGTCCATTTGTCAATCATGGAAACTACTCTATGATGGATAGAGAACTCTATACAAGTTTCACAAGAACTATGTTTTGGGTCATCAAATATGTTATCTTCTACAATATACTATACCATCAAAGTTTAGAaggtgatgagtcattattttcctttattccATTGTATTTCTGTGTGATGgttgtttagtgcttaattgtctatTGTTAGTGCATGTTCATCTATTAGGCTTTATTGGGTTATTATTTcgaatttttattaatttcacattaattagtctaattttcttttcttattatctttACGTATTTTTGTGAAGCagttttggagcttggacactaatcttaagatgaagagagagagagagagttgtCACATCATTCCTACATCATTGTCACATCCTTGCCATGTCATTTAGCTTGTCCACATCATTGTACCAACATTTTAGGCCTagagtgacatttttgtaattctaaaaCATGTCGTGACATTTTTGCAAATAGAGTGAACCAGAGTGATGTGACCACATATTTTaggttttcattttcattttggacaactttcttcttcctcatttagatttttcacatttttagaGAGCACCCACGTGgggttttcatgttttcttaattttgtgaCCATTGGAGCACCACCCAACTTAAGGCTTTCATTCTCTTCAATCTGAATTTCGTTTGTCCTCTCTTCCCTTGCTCTTATAATGCATTTTCGTTTCTGTTTGTGTTTTAAGTCCATTTCTATGGCTAATTAAACCTTGCAATTGATTTTCTAAGGAGGATGTAATGAAATCTTGAGATTCTATGCATGTTTTTCGCTGTTTATGTTGCTCTCCATCATTTTAATTGGTGGTTTATTGTTGAATATGAATTTTGGGCATGTTTAATGTTAGGGTTCTTGTTCTTGCATTGAAACAGATTTGAATCATGCTTAATGTTTTTGGTTTTGGGGTTTCTGGATGTTCTCACAGATGCTTAATCAATGGGTGTGATTAAATGATGTGATGAAATCATGTTAATCTTCACTTAATGATTTAATTGCGATTTCTGAGTTTCTGGATAACGTGCTTAAGTTGGTAATCTATGCTAGGTGAAATCATATTTGAATCAAAGAATCAATGCGTTTTTATAAATTGTGTTATTAAATTCGAAGTTGTTTTGCTTTGTTTTGTTAATCTGCCAACCCCCTTTATGTTAAATCTGGAACCtctgaatgaaaatattggtcattAAGATACGACCTTAGATTAACTCCTAAATACAATATTTACATGATTTATTTGGTCGATTATGACCTCGATCATATACCATCAAAGTTGAGAGAGTGAGGATTCACTACtacatattttagttttaataacatttaaaaaatgttgccaaaatctaaaaaaatgttGCTATTTGCAAAGATAACATTTATACACATGTTGTATATAGTGCATGTTGCTAAAAggttttagtaacatttttatatattattagtattatttttaaaatgttactaaTTAGCATTTTTACTAACACTAGAAAAATGTTacgaatttaaattttttgtaacatttaaaaaatgttacctataaatattctaatatttaaaaaatgttacctatATATTTcctaacatttaaataaatgttactaattgtattgttttgtaacaataaaaaaatgttacaaattgcattttttgtaatattttaaaattgttactaatttatctatctaaaaataagaaatactAAACACCAAATTGATCTGAATCTCTACGAGAATTTCACCATCTAACTTCATTTGGGAGAATAAACCCTTTCTCAATCTCAGAATTTAGAGTTTGAGGTTTTTTGgcaaggagaaaaaaaaagaaaaatgttgtaAAAGAGACAAGAGGGAAGAGGAAAAACCATGGAAAACGAGTAATtgaagaaggaaaaaagaaaaaaaaaatgttaacttaGGTTTTACTTCTATAAcgtttttctaaaaaaataactcacaatgtaacatttataaaaagaatgtTACAATAGTAAAGAGAAAGTTGTAACATTTTACTTCTAtaacatttttgtaaaaaaaataaaaatcacaatgtgacatttataaaaagaatgttacaataataaagagaaagttgtaacattttaagaaagtgtaactaaaaaaatgttactaaaggCGAGAAATGATGTAATGATTTAAAATGACATTAACATATTTTCATGACGGCGATAATGAAAGTTAGTCTTTAACCTTTTTTTCGCATTAATTCTAcctaatatttatgtttgttttagcccataatttaaaaattaattatattataatttttaacatttacataattattatttaatctcGTTCAACTgtaatgatatttattattattaaaagtacTCACAATGATCATATGTATAtagtttttcttccattttaaattttacttttacattagtacttttaaataaaatatttttatgattacttctagaatttatttatttttatttcttgtaaatatgatatatatatatatattttttttttattttacgtcctatgatatattttaaaatgacaCTTTTTTATCATagcaataaataatttaacaatttgGTTATGGtgatctaataaaaaaattaagatagtTTAAAGCGGAAAGAGATTCCTATATGATGAAAAagtaatgataaataaatatttagcaAAAGGTATATTCCATTGGTTAAAGGCAGGGTTAAGTCGGTATACGTAAACGATAaggccatatatatatatatatacatacatatcatGGTTTTGTGTGAACGTGGCAGCATGTGGATAGAATAGGTCTGCATGTTGAACAAGTAGCACTCTTCTCTTCCCAATAAATAAATCCTTTGCCACCTCCATTTTTTCAGCTCAAATCCATCACCATTTAGAAAGATAAGAAATTGTGAGAGACAGGAACAGCGATGCAATCCACAAAGGAGAAGGTGAAAAACATGGCCAGTGCTGCCAAGGAACAAGTCGACGTCTATAAAGCCAAAATAGACGAGAAGGTTTGCTTTTCAGCTTTTCCATCTCTATAACTTTGTTGTTAATTCCATGAGAAACGAAACCTAATGTAATCGAGGTGAGTAATGCAGGCGGAAATGGCAACTGCAAGAACAGAAGAGGAGAGAGTGATAGCCCATGAGCATGCAAAGGCAAACGAAGCTAAAGCAAAGATGGAACTGCATGAAGCTAAAGCTAGACATGCTGCAGAAAAGCTTGGCACCAAGCAATCACATCCTTTAGTAGGAACACATAATCAGACTCAGTATGAGTACCAGCATGAGTCTCTTGGGGTCGTTCCCACTTATCCATCTCATCCACTAGAAGGAAATCTACCCAGAAACAAACATATATAGATCTTTCAGTAGTTGTCCTCTCGCAGATATATGAAATAAGAAAGCTTTAATTTTACTCAAAATCCTTTCCAtgtatattatttagttatatgTTTCAACGATCTTCAAAGTTTCACATCCTTATACAGGtgacatataataatattaataatataataatattaataataccaTTATCATTTACAATTGGTTCTCTTTATCTTAGCTTCTTTATATAGAATAAACTCTATATGAGTCACTTTCTCCTGAGCAGAGCatttaaatttgagttttctttaTCTTAGCTTCTTTATATCGAATAAACTCTACATGAGTCACTTTCTCTTGAGTTTGGTTTGTTTTTTTAGAgttcttaaaaaatttatttataactaattattttttaattaaattaaattatattgatttctttaattaatactatttattattattattatatttaacatattaaatatatataatatatattatatttaattaacaatatatacatttttgttcggttgatttttttttactcttaacTCAccctaaaacttttttttaaactaaaattataaaatatatattttctttaaattaaatcatatattaaagaGAATCatctaaaatatgttttttttaaattaaattatatattttattttttaaataatattatttattattaataacatattaaatataatatataataagtttaataatatatagatttttcttttcatgtttttttctcttAGCTCATtcctaaaactattttttttaaattaaattatatatttatttcaccTCTTTATcttattcaattatatattaaagagaaagtcatttaaattaaattataaaatatatttcatttaaattaaattatatattaaagagaaattcatataaaatatattttctctaacttaaattatatatttgattatttttaattaatactatttgtttttattatatttagcatattaaatattaaatataatatacaatatataaataatatataatacataatatatttaacaatttataaatatagattttttGTGGATTGTTTTGGTCTTTGacacttaaaactatttttcttaaactaaactataaaatatatatttttaaattaaattatatatctattttccttctttattttattaaattatatattttccttctttatcttattaaattatatgttaaagAGAAAGCCTTATATAATATGTTTcctttaaactaaaataatatattaaagaaaaagtcatataaaatatttttttaaattaaattatatatttaattcttttaattaatactttGTATTGTTATTAGATTTGACATATGGTAATAACTCAGAAAATCGAGACAAGTGCTTAACTATTACACTGTTcatgtaaaattaataattattcatgtaaaattaataattatgtgtcaaccaatattaattataattatattatttgtaacgtcccatttaattattaaacgaaattaaaagaaacttcACGCAATGATAGTATAAtagcgtagtcttggggtctttaacacaacccctacaacctgacacaccacgatgccaacagaaACCAGGTACAAGTCTAACAAAGAGTGTAGAGTAGAAATACATAAAacgatacatgggccataaccctaaagaaaatatgaagaaaactccagcccagatggctaagcagcggaatcaccattcccttgttgaccacgagaacctcgcccatctgctctcatcaatcaaattgatggtCATcccaagaaagaacagccacatacaatacaaccatacaacaaaacgggtaagctagagccaataacATATTCTTCATACagtcaattatattttcaccATTCAATATTCATAccacaaccaagcatgttacgACCTTCCAACCAATACACTACGAcatgactcgactcatccagatatgtataacttagtcggattcaatgaatgcttgcacttgtggtggatacctctgctcaacccgagctgctcacccccgagctatgtgttacaagtgttacgatgaatcaaatttccctcaccacaaggttagcccttaatgaatttcaggcctcctgctagtctcaccacaggagtcagtctgctctaagtgagactaactagctccttagagtgtcaggatgcaaccttaacttgaatccttacctagttatacagatggggcaccaccatgaactcccactaccaggggccatggaattacgtcccaaccactgatgcgcgaccctgaaagcctcacctagagacccccaaggaattatgcactgacacatacAAAACATAACCACGCAGTCCAAACGATATTCACCATGCACGTATACGTTAATTGTACCAACCTTTAAAACCAACGCCTTTCATGTTGCAGGCCCAACCCATTTCAATTCATCATAACCATTCATGCTCATAGGATCTCAACTCATCTCGTGTTCATGCCACTTTAACAATAAACAACTCACTTAGTTCACATGCCAACTTTCCTACTAGACCCATCATCCAAAATTCATGATTCATGCCAAGCATGCataatactccattatatacatgtttctcatcatacAATTCACACCCAAACCAATACCAATCATCCAAGAATCAACAAGCACCCAAACAGCGTACTGCCTCGCCCAACCCTTCGCCCAgactgaagggtctcgctcaggcgagacgtgctcgctcaggcgagccccccttcgcctaagcgagggctcgAGGAAGCACCCAGGGAacatcacgggatctcgcttaggcgagacccctctcgcctgggcgaggtgtTCACTCGCTCAAAAATTCGAGCGGGTCGcttgggcgacctttcgcgcaTTGAGGTTTGGGCGAGCCTTCGTcaggctcgcttaggcgagcctaactcgcctgggcgagattaacagctCTCGCCCCTGATTCACCTGCAACAAAGGCGTTTCCCGATCCAACCAAACATACCAAGCACTACACACACCAAACCAGTGATTTATCCATGCAGACCATTCACAAGCTCAAGAACAGgcataaaaacacaacttaGACTCGGactctaacttcccgtacctggaggAAGGGTTAACGGAAAGCCTTGGCGGCACGATAGCTAGCACTGCTGTCTTGGGAACGGCTAAAAAGCTGGAAAACAGCGGAGAAACAGAACCAAGGGGAGTTAATACGAAGTCCTAACTGGAACAATGCCAAGGAAAAGAATCATACAAGCTAGAAGGGGAACTTACGCGGAGTAGGAACTGGGTTTGAGCTAGCTCAAAGAGGACCTTagggcaaaccctagcagagcgttctgTGAGGGGGAAAGGAGAGTGACGGCTGTTGGATCTTCTGCAAGAGTGCAAAGTGAGGGTTAGGGCATCCTGAAAGGGTTTTATCAATTGGGCCAACCCTAGGCCCAAACACAAGAGGGCAGCCCTTAACTTTAGGGTAGAAATGGCCAACCAACTTTGATGGGccttacattatttattataattatatgataagTGGTAAATATAGACAAAATGAATTTAGATgtgttaaattatttctttctcttatctcttatctcatatcaataacctcttatattttatattttatatctcatcTCTCCTTTTAtgtctcatctctcatctctagtttctttttacttgtatcatgtcttttatattttgtttctagTTTCTTGTCTCTTCTCTTTCATCTCgcatcttttatatatatatatatatatatatatattatcttatcttgtatctcttttttttttcaattatcttttagtttttattaattttctttatttttttaattctttttttagcgttttttcttgatattttttcacttattttcagttttcttctttttttatatttcttattttttaatttttaattgtatttttaatgtttttcctttatttttttgtactttttttcaccttttaaattttttatttccttatttgttgttttttttttcttatatgttaTTTGTTATCTCTTCTACCTtttttcttatctcttatctcttatctcttatctcgtatctcttatctcttatctcttgtcTCTCATCTCTTATCTCCCAACCCTCTTCTCTTATCTCTCATCTCTTacctcttatattttatattttattttttgtctctttttcttatctcttatctcatgTCTATCAActcttgtattttatattttatatctcatcTCTTATATCTCATCTTTACTCTTCTGTCTCATGTCTTATCTCTAGATTCTTTTGTCCTGTATCATGTctcttatattttgtttctagTTTCTTGTCTCTTGTCTTTTATCTcgcatcttatatatatatatatatatatatatatatatatatatatatatatatatatatatatatatatatatatatatatatatgtatatatattatcttatcttgtatctcttatttttttccattatctttgagtttctattaattttctttcttggttttctttatatttttaccgtattttcttgatatttttccatttattttcagatttcttatattatgatattttttactttttaatttttttttgtatttttgatattttcttttagttttttttttgtattttttttcactttttaaatttttatttccttatttccttattttttgtttttttcgtatcacttatctcttatctcttatctcttttttctttattcttttttcttatctcttttttcttttttcgtatctcttatctcttatctcttgtctcttgtctcttgtctcttgtctcttgtctcttgtctcttgtctcttgtctcttgtctcttgtctcttgtctcttgtctcttgtctcttgtctcttgtctcttgtctcttgtctcttgtctcttgtctcttgtctcttgtctcttgtctcttgtctcttgtctcttgtctcttatctcttatcttttgtctcttgtctcttgtctcttatctcttatctcttatctctcatctctcatctttTAGGTCATAGTTCTTATACCATATCTCTTATGTCTTTTTCCTTATCTtttatctctcatctctcatctctcatctctcatctcttatctctcatctctcatctatCATCTATCATCTATCATCTATCATCTATCATCTATCATCTATCATCTATCATCTATCATCTCTCAACTTTCATCTCTTATCTGATATCTCTTATCTCTCATCTCTTATCtctcatctcttatctcttatctctcatctctcatctcttatctctcatctctcatctctcatctctcatctcttatctctcatctctcatctctcatctctcatctcttatctctcattttttatcttttattttcttacctCTTACTTTTtatatcttatctcttatctcatatCTATCAActcttgtattttatattttatatctcatcTCTTATATCTCATCTCTACTTTTATGTCTCACCTCTCATCTCTAGATTCTTTTGTCTTGTATCATGTctctaatattttgtttttagtttcttgtctcttgtctctGATCTggcatcttatatatatatatatatatatatatatatatatatatatatatatatatatatattatcttatattgtatctcttattttttttccactatcttttagattttattaattttctttcttattcttttatatttcttattttttaatttgtaatgtttttcttttattttttcactttttaaattttttattttctttttttcttttgtttttctttcctaTCGCTTatgttttatctcttttttcttatctcttatctcttatctcatatatatcaactcttatattttatatctcatcTCTACTCTTAtgtctcatctctcatctctagATTCTTTTGTCTTGTATCAtgtctcttatattttatttctagtttcttttctcttctctctcatctggcatcttatatatatatattatcttatattgtatctcttattttttccccatttattttgatttttcttatatttttatatatcttatattttaattttttcttgtattttaaatgttgttttatttttctttttgtatttttttacttttttgtattttcttcttatctcttatatcttatctcttatctcttatcaattatatcttattaattatatgttatcTCGTGTCTCTCatctcttatatcttatcttttatcttatttttcatcTCTTACTCTaatcttttacattttatttctttgtttttctgtttataatttttttctttctttttttatttcatttttttattttttattttttatatttcgtttttggttttgtttttttcctttttctttcttttttttcatttttttaatcttttttcttctttccttttttttctattctttgtttcattttttattttattttcatattttgttgttgttttgtttgttttatttccttttttctttaatctgttatatttatttattatcttttgtcgcccatctcttttctcttttgtcTTGTATCATGTCTTTTATCTCTTGTTtatagtttcttttttcttttttcttgtcttttatCTCGAATCTTATATCTCTTCTTTTATCTCATATATCTTATCCTTGTATGTCTTATCTatcacttatattttatttcttttttttattaatttttttattttagtgttttttcttattttttgatttttggttttatttttttcttatgtttttaattttttatttattttcctttatttctttatttttttattgtatttttttatcttttttttatttttctttttgtattttttttctctttttgttttagttttttttaactattttaaattttcttttcttatttatttttctttattgatttttttttctcattgatTATCTCTTATTTATCACCTCTTACCTCTTATTTGTCATCTCTTTACtgttatctcttatctctttaACAATAATAAGATATCAGGGagcataaattatttcttacatAATCATTGATTTCCTGGGATGGATACTTCTCGATCCTGTTGGATATGCCTTCATATCTTGTTGTCGGATTGAGCATTTTGGAAGTTTGCTATAGAAAGTACTTCGACGATCAAGTGAGCGAGAGATAAGAAAGTTTTATTAATACTATatattaaactattattttattatcaagagataagaaagttttatttttttttatcttaaaaaatagaaGAGAACTTATGAGAAATGATAGTAGAAAgaatgaatttatatataattttctatacatttattttcataaacaaaagaaaatatacaacaaCGAAAAATGAAGTGAGAAAtctaaaaaacaataaaaataatcaaaataatttcttaattatatttaatttttatatttcattattattaacattaaatattatatttcataaaaaattaaattttatctactttaatttttattaatataatatatactatatttaaaaaaaaaattacggggACCATGGCCCTACAACATTACTGACATTCGTCACTgcctttattttcattaatatttatttttaacttattttttataaatattttttttagttttagttgctacaaatatattatgtttcttttatttttaatctccatgaatatattattatttttattttagtttcgAAGACAtataatattcttaattatgttagtatttttctaaatttaacaattttgcTTACGTCACCTTtcttttactaaaaatatagttta contains:
- the LOC114179379 gene encoding late embryogenesis abundant protein 6-like → MQSTKEKVKNMASAAKEQVDVYKAKIDEKAEMATARTEEERVIAHEHAKANEAKAKMELHEAKARHAAEKLGTKQSHPLVGTHNQTQYEYQHESLGVVPTYPSHPLEGNLPRNKHI